The following proteins come from a genomic window of Alnus glutinosa chromosome 10, dhAlnGlut1.1, whole genome shotgun sequence:
- the LOC133879341 gene encoding uncharacterized protein LOC133879341, which translates to MFPIAYAVAEGETRPSWEWFFRLLIDDVYVGSGEGRGWTVMSDRQKGLGPAVDHLLPHAEHRFCVRHLHANFKSNGYKGKAFKDQLWGAARASNALLFQHHMKVIASMDVGAYKYLNDVDPASWSRHAFSTHSKSDMLLKNLAETFNSWIKESRDKPLLTMLEMIRRQLMTIFQQKKDGV; encoded by the exons ATGTTCCCCATTGCATATGCGGTTGCAGAGGGTGAGACAAGGCCCTCttgggagtggttttttagACTTCTTATTGATGATGTTTATGTGGGAAGTGGGGAAGGTCGCGGGTGGACTGTTATGTCTGATCGACAGAAG GGGCTTGGTCCCGCAGTAGACCATTTGTTGCCACATGCTGAGCATCGATTTTGTGTGCGTCATCTACATGCAAACTTCAAGTCAAACGGATACAAAGGGAAAGCATTCAAGGATCAGTTGTGGGGAGCTGCAAGAGCATCAAATGCATTGCTATTTCAGCATCACATGAAGGTGATAGCAAGTATGGATGTTGGTGCCTATAAGTATCTTAATGATGTCGACCCTGCATCATGGTCTAGACATGCCTTTTCTACACATTCGAAGAGTGATATGCTTCTGAAAAACCTTGCGGAGACATTCAATTCATGGATCAAAGAGTCTAGGGACAAGCCGCTCTTGACGATGCTGGAAATGATCCGGAGACAATTGATGACAATATTCCAGCAAAAAAAAGACGGAGTCTGA
- the LOC133879042 gene encoding uncharacterized protein LOC133879042, which produces MSSGKADLGVDALTCKCGLRSPLRTSWTTVNPGRRFFGCSMYDAQKKVGQCRFSVWFDKETCPRGKEVLPQLRNELNCLKEEVIQLRAQKRQLTQMLLFLTVVFIAFVGVWLMGCL; this is translated from the exons ATGTCGTCTGGGAAAGCTGATTTGGGTGTGGATGCACTGACGTGCAAATGCGGCCTTCGATCTCCATTAAGAACCTCTTGGACAACTGTAAATCCTGGGAGGCGCTTCTTTGGGTGTTCCATGTATGATGCACAGAAG AAAGTCGGGCAATGCCGTTTTTCCGTTTGGTTTGACAAAGAGACATGTCCCCGGGGAAAGGAAGTGCTGCCTCAATTACGTAATGAATTGAATTGCTTGAAGGAAGAGGTTATACAACTTAGAGCACAGAAGAGGCAGCTTACTCAAATGTTGCTATTTTTGACAGTTGTGTTTATTGCTTTTGTGGGAGTATGGTTGATGGGGTGCTtgtaa